One genomic region from Parerythrobacter aestuarii encodes:
- a CDS encoding putative bifunctional diguanylate cyclase/phosphodiesterase: MAKFPGKRQDGLASARRDIVALGIAAAAIIMFVGTGSKVVPQIVRQWTSGAGAGPDLMLTNALLLNIALIIFGWRRYRELRLEIDTRREAEARARELAEIDPLTGCHNRRSATIETDRSIAKAERDGKAIAFIMVDLDNFKQVNDLNGHQAGDDVLVRTAERMTALLPRESVLARLGGDEFAVVYPYDKNSPDVVEQFVSRLINSIAAPMAIGSQQIEVTMSIGIASGLSGRHGEGCEVDAQVLMHQADIAMYHAKRQGKNRYYWFEATMENELRFRNQLETGIRLGVEKGEFVPHYEQQVDIKTGRLVGFEMLARWNSSKLGMISPEIFIPIAEEIGLIAELSEGLMRQAFRDAQDWDPSLTISVNISPVQLRDPWFSQKILKLLLECNFPPQRLDIEVTESCLHENVGVVRSMITSLKNQGVKISLDDFGTGYSSLAQLRSLPFDRIKIDRSFVSELKEADANSQIVAAIISLGAGLDMPITAEGIEDSTILETLKTMGEMKGQGYLYGRPESADDVCKRLEKQGLLVVRDAAPADAPGETSEDAARKSA, encoded by the coding sequence ATGGCAAAGTTTCCGGGCAAGAGACAGGACGGGCTCGCCAGCGCCCGGCGCGATATTGTCGCGCTGGGGATCGCTGCTGCGGCGATCATCATGTTCGTGGGTACGGGCAGCAAGGTCGTCCCGCAAATCGTCCGTCAATGGACATCGGGTGCCGGTGCAGGGCCCGATCTCATGCTCACCAATGCGCTGCTGCTCAACATTGCACTGATCATCTTCGGCTGGCGCCGCTACCGCGAGCTCCGGCTGGAAATCGACACCCGCCGCGAGGCCGAGGCTCGCGCACGCGAGTTGGCGGAGATCGACCCTCTTACCGGCTGCCACAACCGTCGGAGTGCGACGATCGAAACCGATCGCTCGATCGCCAAGGCCGAGCGTGATGGCAAGGCCATCGCCTTCATCATGGTCGACCTCGACAACTTCAAGCAGGTCAATGACCTGAACGGTCACCAGGCTGGCGACGACGTGCTGGTACGAACCGCCGAACGCATGACCGCGCTGTTGCCGCGCGAGTCAGTGCTGGCTCGCCTCGGCGGCGATGAGTTTGCCGTCGTCTACCCCTATGACAAGAATTCGCCCGATGTTGTCGAACAGTTCGTATCGCGACTGATCAACAGCATCGCCGCGCCCATGGCTATTGGTTCGCAGCAAATTGAAGTGACCATGTCGATCGGGATCGCTTCCGGCCTGTCGGGGCGTCATGGCGAAGGTTGCGAAGTCGATGCCCAGGTGCTGATGCACCAGGCCGATATCGCGATGTACCATGCCAAGCGGCAGGGTAAGAACCGGTACTACTGGTTCGAAGCGACGATGGAGAACGAGCTGCGTTTCCGCAACCAACTGGAAACCGGCATCCGCCTGGGTGTCGAGAAAGGCGAGTTCGTCCCGCATTACGAACAACAGGTCGATATCAAGACGGGCCGGCTGGTCGGGTTCGAGATGCTGGCGCGCTGGAATTCGTCCAAACTGGGCATGATTAGCCCGGAAATATTCATTCCCATCGCCGAAGAGATCGGCCTGATCGCCGAGCTTTCGGAAGGCCTGATGCGACAGGCGTTCCGCGACGCGCAGGACTGGGATCCCTCGCTTACGATTTCCGTCAACATCTCACCGGTACAGCTGCGCGACCCGTGGTTCTCGCAGAAAATTCTCAAGCTGCTGCTGGAATGCAATTTCCCGCCGCAGCGGCTCGATATCGAAGTGACTGAAAGCTGCCTGCATGAAAACGTCGGTGTCGTGCGGTCGATGATCACCAGTCTCAAGAACCAGGGCGTGAAGATCAGTCTCGACGATTTCGGGACCGGTTACTCCTCGCTGGCCCAGTTGCGGTCGCTGCCGTTCGACCGGATCAAGATCGACCGCAGCTTCGTCAGCGAACTCAAGGAAGCCGACGCCAATTCGCAGATTGTTGCAGCCATTATCTCGCTCGGCGCAGGGCTGGATATGCCGATTACAGCGGAGGGCATCGAAGACAGCACGATCCTTGAGACGCTCAAGACCATGGGCGAGATGAAAGGCCAGGGCTATCTCTACGGACGCCCTGAAAGCGCCGACGATGTGTGCAAGCGGCTGGAGAAGCAAGGCCTGCTGGTTGTTCGGGATGCTGCACCCGCCGATGCCCCGGGCGAAACAAGCGAAGACGCCGCCCGCAAATCGGCCTGA
- a CDS encoding EVE domain-containing protein: MARYWLMKSEPFKYSWDDLVAEKEGTWDGVRNYRARNNLAAMKVGDEAFFYHSREGLEIVGICEVSVDGIMDPTDPEQKWNAVKVKPKTKLPQPVTLKQIKAEPKLADCELVRLSRLSVAEITPAEWKVICKMGGL; this comes from the coding sequence ATGGCGCGGTATTGGCTGATGAAATCGGAACCCTTCAAGTACAGCTGGGACGATCTCGTTGCCGAGAAGGAAGGCACCTGGGACGGGGTCCGCAATTACCGCGCGCGTAACAACCTTGCGGCGATGAAGGTTGGGGACGAAGCCTTCTTCTACCACTCGCGTGAAGGGCTGGAGATAGTCGGCATCTGCGAAGTCAGCGTCGATGGGATCATGGATCCGACCGATCCCGAGCAGAAGTGGAACGCTGTGAAGGTCAAGCCCAAGACCAAGCTCCCTCAGCCGGTAACGCTCAAGCAGATCAAGGCAGAACCCAAGCTGGCCGATTGCGAGCTGGTGCGCCTGTCGCGCCTTTCCGTGGCTGAGATTACCCCCGCCGAATGGAAGGTCATCTGCAAGATGGGTGGGCTCTAG